A segment of the Gemmatimonadales bacterium genome:
TGCGCTACATCACCATCCCGCCGTCAACCACGATCACCTGGCCCGTAATGTACGACGCGGCATCCGATGCGAGGAAGGCCACCGCGGAGGCCACGTCCTGCGGCGCGCCGAGCCGTCCCAGCGCGATCTGCGCGCTCAGCGCGCCGCGCGCCTCGGCCGACAGGCCCGCCGTCATGTCCGTCTCGATGAACCCGGGGGCGACCGCGTTCACCCGGATGTTCCGGGACGCCAGCTCCTTCGCCGCGGCCTTGGTGAGCCCGATCAGCCCCGCCTTCGAGGCCGCGTAGTTCGCCTGCCCCTTGTTCCCCACCAGCCCGACCACGCTCGCCACGTTGATGATCCGGCCCGACCGGCGCTTCATCATCCCGCGGGCGACCGCCTTCATCGTCCGGTACGCGCCCTTCAGGTTCACGTCCATCACCGTGTCCCACTGCTCGTCCGACAGGCGGGCCAGCAGGTTGTCGCGCGTCACGCCCGCGTTGTTGACCAGGACCTCGATCGGCCCGAGGTCCCGCTCCACCTCCGCGACGCAGGCCTCGATCGCCGCGGTGTCGACCACGTCCACCCGGAACCCCTTCGCACCGCAGGTGATCTCGGCGGCCACCTCCAGCGCGTGCTCGTAGTCGCGGTCCAGGACCGCCACGTGCGCGCCCATCCCGCAGGCCAGCTCCGTCGCGATCGCCCGGCCGATGCCGCGGCCCGCGCCCGTCACCATGGCGACCTTGTCGTCGATCCCGAAATTCACGCCGCCTCCAGGAACGCCGCCACTTCGGCCGCGGTGCCGAGGTTGAGCGTCCGACAGCCCGCCAGGATCCGCTTCGCCAGGCCGGTGAGCACCGCGCCGGGGCCCAGCTCCACGAACGTCGCGCCCTCGCCCGCCAGGGCCCCCAGCGCCTGCACCGACTCCACCCACCGCACCGGGCTCGTGAGCTGCTCGGCCAGGCGCCGCCGCGCGGTGCCGGCGTCCCGGACCGGCTCGGCGCTCGCGTTCGCCACCACCGCGAAGGCCGGGTCGACGAGCGGCGCCGCCGCCAGCGCCGCGCCGAAACGCGCGGCGGCCGGCTCCATCAGCGGCGAGTGGAACGCGCCGCTCACCTTGAGCGGGATCACCCGCTTCGCACCGGCCGCCTTGAGCAGCTCGCCGGCCCGCGCCACCGCCGCCGGATCGCCCGAGATCACGACCTGATCGGGGGCGTTGAGGTTCGCGGCCACCGCGACGCCGCCCGCGCCGCTCGCCTCGCGGCACGCGGCCGCCACGCGGTCGGGCGCCAGGCCCATCACCGCGGCCATCGTGCCCGGCCGCGCCGTCCCGGCCTCGTGCATCAGCTCGCCGCGCCGCCGCACCAGGCGCGCCGCGTCCGCCACGCCCACCGCGCCCGCCGCGACGTAGGC
Coding sequences within it:
- the fabG gene encoding 3-oxoacyl-[acyl-carrier-protein] reductase — its product is MNFGIDDKVAMVTGAGRGIGRAIATELACGMGAHVAVLDRDYEHALEVAAEITCGAKGFRVDVVDTAAIEACVAEVERDLGPIEVLVNNAGVTRDNLLARLSDEQWDTVMDVNLKGAYRTMKAVARGMMKRRSGRIINVASVVGLVGNKGQANYAASKAGLIGLTKAAAKELASRNIRVNAVAPGFIETDMTAGLSAEARGALSAQIALGRLGAPQDVASAVAFLASDAASYITGQVIVVDGGMVM
- the fabD gene encoding ACP S-malonyltransferase codes for the protein MRAAPAGDDHAAGDVRSGLHLGRGGPEVVKAPGARSPASEASVAPPTRSSPGPRAAAALLCPGQGSQRVGMSKDLADAFPEARSALEAVDEALGFRLSAVMWEGPEDLLTRTDHAQPAILAHTAAVWAVAGPKLAGRVAGAAGHSLGEYSAYVAAGAVGVADAARLVRRRGELMHEAGTARPGTMAAVMGLAPDRVAAACREASGAGGVAVAANLNAPDQVVISGDPAAVARAGELLKAAGAKRVIPLKVSGAFHSPLMEPAAARFGAALAAAPLVDPAFAVVANASAEPVRDAGTARRRLAEQLTSPVRWVESVQALGALAGEGATFVELGPGAVLTGLAKRILAGCRTLNLGTAAEVAAFLEAA